The Candidatus Eremiobacterota bacterium genome has a window encoding:
- a CDS encoding helix-turn-helix transcriptional regulator has translation LRLDRSISCAQLANRVGVTEGAIRQMESGQTKMASFVIGLRLAKELGTDPWFLANGVADGDEPKTGADALALRVAALEQRLSSIDEPRLRE, from the coding sequence GCTGCGGCTCGACCGCAGCATCAGCTGCGCCCAGCTCGCCAACCGCGTCGGCGTGACCGAAGGAGCGATCCGCCAGATGGAGAGCGGTCAGACGAAGATGGCCAGCTTCGTGATCGGGCTGCGGCTCGCCAAGGAGCTCGGGACCGATCCGTGGTTCCTCGCCAACGGCGTCGCCGACGGCGACGAGCCGAAGACGGGCGCCGACGCGCTGGCGCTCCGCGTCGCCGCGCTGGAGCAGAGGCTCTCGTCGATCGACGAGCCGCGCCTGCGCGAGTAG